A genomic stretch from Arachis stenosperma cultivar V10309 chromosome 3, arast.V10309.gnm1.PFL2, whole genome shotgun sequence includes:
- the LOC130966316 gene encoding uncharacterized protein LOC130966316, which produces MPRPTDSFPSDTEKNPRGEAKKVRCEDCNMVTTNDKETEDKPSKLSEQPENALVEKEKKDQQEPEISQQELLRLYAPFPQLLKGAVGKRMYSRFLDSFASLNVNIPFIKVIQQMPAFIKYMKELLPRKSSLKGGQTIVMNKDCSTLIQTQLPAKRKNPGSFHVPCAIGETNFDRALCDLGASIILIPLSLVKRLQINEILPTDVVIRLADKTQKQAVGMVENMLLKVGKYFLPTDFVILDMEESHMHPIILGRPFLATARALIDVEKGELILRIHDEQLSFSVFELSLKKDEEDKEPSKGHHEILKEEASTEAQPAHPEIHWVDGQGQQQVPQVKEKLEEPKPPEVCEDINKSSSKKVATRSKKTAPGA; this is translated from the coding sequence ATGCCCAGACCCACTGATAGCTTCCCAAGTGACACGGAGAAGAATCCGAGAGGTGAAGCGAAGAAAGTAAGATGTGAAGACTGCAATATGGTCACTACAAATGACAAGGAGACTGAAGACAAACCAAGCAAGCTGTCAGAACAACCTGAAAATGCCTTAgtagagaaggagaagaaagacCAACAAGAACCAGAAATCTCACAACAAGAGCTGCTGAGACTATATGCACCATTTCCTCAACTGCTAAAGGGTGCTGTGGGAAAGAGAATGTACTCAAGGTTTTTAGACTCGTTTGCATCTTTGAATGTGAACATACCATTCATCAAGGTCATTCAGCAAATGCCAGCATTCATCAAGTATATGAAGGAACTACTTCCCAGGAAGAGCTCACTCAAGGGGGGCCAGACTATAGTGATGAACAAGGATTGCAGCACCCTCATTCAAACACAATTGCCTGCAAAAAGAAAAAACCCAGGGAGTTTTCATGTCCCTTGTGCTATAGGGGAAACAAATTTTGATAGAGCACTTTGCGatttgggagcaagcatcatCTTAATACCCCTATCCCTGGTAAAAAGGCTGCAGATCAATGAGATACTACCTACAGATGTAGTCATAAGGCTGGCTGACAAGACTCAAAAGCAAGCAGTAGGAATGGTGGAAAACATGTTGCTCAAAGTTGGAAAATACTTTCTCCCAACAGACTTTGTCATCTTGGACATGGAAGAGAGTCACATGCACCCAATCATATTGGGGAGACCATTTCTAGCTACTgctagagcactcatagatgtggaGAAAGGAGAGCTAATATTAAGGATCCATGATGAACAACTGAGCTTCAGTGTTTTCGAACTCTCACTGAAAAAAGATGAAGAGGATAAAGAACCGAGCAAAGGGCATCATGAGATACTAAAGGAAGAAGCAAGCACTGAAGCACAACCAGCTCATCCTGAGATTCACTGGGTTGATGGACAAGGCCAGCAGCAAGTGCCACAGGTTAAGGAAAAATTGGAGGAACCTAAGCCACCAGAAGTTTGTGAGGACATTAACAAAAGCTCATCAAAGAAGGTGGCCACCAGGAGTAAGAAAACAGCACCAGGGGCATAG